From Anopheles funestus chromosome 3RL, idAnoFuneDA-416_04, whole genome shotgun sequence, a single genomic window includes:
- the LOC125769395 gene encoding uncharacterized protein LOC125769395, which translates to MAEQRRVKMLTKQRISIEQSVDAIHTFVIHFQDDSSSNEITVRLDTLEKLWEKFLKVQDDLEILDEDLFEDHLKKRTEMETKYYKAKGFLETKVKETSKETSKDHLAACHLTEMMARVKLPDIKLPVFDGKQLNWLRFHDLFQSMIHTSTTLSDTQKFYYLRSSLSEIALQLVQSVPITGNNCNTAWNILLDHYNNADQLKQSYVEALFKPFVLKRESASDLRKLVDSFEANVKVLKQLGEPTEHWDTLLIHLLAQQLDPTSLRDWKEAASSIPNMKYADFIKFIQRRITVLDSLTPHSIGASPQPS; encoded by the coding sequence ATGGCAGAGCAACGCAGAGTGAAAATGCTTACCAAGCAACGCATAAGCATCGAACAATCCGTCGACGCTATTCATACTTTTGTCATACACTTCCAGGACGATTCCAGCAGCAACGAAATAACAGTTCGTTTAGATACCCTTGAGAAGCTGTGGGAAAAATTCCTTAAAGTGCAGGACGACTTGGAAATTTTGGATGAAGACCTGTTTGAAGATCATCTGAAGAAGCGTACGGAAATGGAAACCAAATATTACAAGGCGAAAGGTTTCTTAGAAACGAAGGTGAAAGAAACATCAAAGGAAACCTCGAAAGATCACCTAGCAGCGTGTCACTTAACAGAAATGATGGCTCGAGTGAAACTGCCTGACATAAAACTTCCTGTATTCGATGGAAAGCAGCTAAACTGGCTTAGATTTCATGATCTATTTCAGTCCATGATCCATACGTCAACAACACTCTCTGATACACAGAAGTTTTATTATCTGCGATCTTCGTTAAGTGAAATTGCCCTGCAGTTAGTCCAGAGCGTGCCTATCACAGGTAACAACTGCAACACTGCTTGGAATATCCTCCTCGACCATTACAACAATGCGGACCAATTGAAGCAAAGTTATGTTGAGGCACTATTCAAACCGTTTGTACTCAAACGAGAATCAGCGTCTGACCTCCGCAAGCTCGTGGATAGCTTCGAGGCAAATGTAAAAGTTCTAAAGCAATTGGGAGAGCCCACTGAGCATTGGGACACGTTGCTTATCCATCTACTTGCTCAGCAATTGGACCCTACTTCACTACGTGATTGGAAAGAAGCTGCATCATCGATCCCTAACATGAAGTATGCAGATTTTATCAAATTCATACAACGAAGGATCACAGTGCTTGATTCTCTCACGCCACatagcattggcgcttcacctcaaccttcttga
- the LOC125767185 gene encoding uncharacterized protein K02A2.6-like, whose amino-acid sequence MDSFCNKICNVAAIPSSIQQQFPAVFSGTGLCTKAQVQLHLKHDCRPVFSPKRPVAYAMQETVDQELDRLEKAGIITPTDYSEWAAPIVVVCKANGTIRICGDYSTGLNSALKSHEHPLPVPEDIFAKLAHCEYFSKIDLSDAFLQVEIEEQYRPLLTINTHP is encoded by the exons ATGGACAGTTTTTGTAACAAGATCTGTAATGTAGCAGCTATACCCAGTAGCATACAACAGCAGTTTCCAGCAGTTTTTAGTGGAACGGGGCTATGCACTAAGGCTCAAGTGCAGCTTCATTTAAAGCACGACTGTCGACCAGTTTTCAGCCCAAAAAGACCAGTAGCATACGCGATGCAAGAAACAGTGGACCAGGAGCTAGATCGGTTAGAAAAAGCAGGTATTATCACACCTACCGACTATTCAGAATGGGCAGCTCCAATAGTGGTAGTTTGCAAAGCAAATGGCACCATTCGTATCTGTGGCGACTATTCCACTGGACTAAATTCGGCTCTAAAATCACACGAACATCCACTACCAGTACCGGAAGACATATTCGCAAAATTAGCCCATTGCGAATATTTCAGCAAAATCGATCTTTCGGACGCTTTTCTGCAAGTAGAAATCGAGGAACAGTATCGGCCACTACTAACCATCAACACTcatc CATAG
- the LOC125767188 gene encoding uncharacterized protein K02A2.6-like has protein sequence MHRGLYLYNRLPPGVKIAPAAFQQIMDAMLAGLKGACGYMDDVVVGGRTSKEHDDNLSRLLHRIQDYGFTIREEKCAFKNKSIEYLGYIVDRNGLKPNPAKIAAILNLPAPTDVSGVRSFLGAVNYYGKFVPKMRDLRYPLDNLLKNDGKFTWNQQCEKAFRTFKEILSSKLLLTHYDPAADIIVAADASSVGLGATISHKFPDGSVKVVQHASRALSKAEQNYSQIDREGLAIVFAVTKFHKMLYGRHFHLQTDHRPLLRIFGSKKGIPVYTANRLQRFALTLQLYDFSIEYVPTGSFGNADVLSRLIRDYTKPESDYIIANVQKATQEDTLLRKLSHYVTDGWPRNASFGSELARFHHRKEGLSTVDGCILFGERLVIPEKLRARCLTQLHRGHPGIHRMKALARSYVYWPSLDNDVQDVVATCPACAVAAKSPPHSAPAPWPKVSTPWQRVHIDYAGPLNGEYFLVVVDAFTKWPEIIKTSSTTAVATTAILRSIFARFGVPVTIISDNGTQFVSSEFKEFCLKNGINHITTAPFHPQSNGQAERFVDTFKRAIKKITYNGLGIQEALDIFLQTYRSTPNAQLENSTPAKLMFGRPIRTCLELLHPVPTPLLESQHGTRRGFQNGAPVYAKLFKRLGGYSRDACRLTV, from the exons atgcaTCGTGGCTTGTATTTATATAACAGACTGCCGCCTGGAGTGAAAATAGCGCCCGCAgcatttcaacaaattatGGACGCTATGTTGGCCGGTTTAAAGGGAGCTTGCGGGTACATGGATGATGTGGTAGTTGGAGGCAGAACGAGCAAAGAGCACGACGATAATTTGTCCAGACTACTGCATAGAATACAAGATTATGGGTTCACAATTCGAGAGGAAAAATGTGCcttcaaaaataaaagcatcgaGTATTTGGGATACATCGTCGACCGTAATGGATTAAAACCAAACCCGGCAAAAATAGCAGCAATCCTCAACCTTCCTGCACCAACAGACGTGAGTGGTGTTCGCTCATTTTTGGGAGCGGTCAACTATTATGGAAAGTTTGTCCCAAAAATGCGCGACCTTCGTTACCCGCTGGACAATCTGTTAAAGAACGACGGTAAATTCACGTGGAATCAACAATGCGAAAAGGCATTTCGCACGTTCAAAGAGATCCTTTCATCAAAGCTGCTTCTTACGCATTACGATCCGGCAGCAGACATCATTGTCGCAGCGGATGCATCATCAGTGGGACTTGGGGCAACGATCAGCCACAAGTTTCCGGACGGATCAGTGAAGGTAGTTCAACATGCTTCACGGGCCTTATCAAAAGCTGAACAGAACTACAGCCAAATAGATCGTGAAGGATTAGCCATCGTTTTCGCCGTcacaaaatttcacaagatgCTGTACGGCCGACACTTCCATCTGCAAACCGATCACCGGCCCCTGCTTCGTATTTTTGGATCGAAAAAGGGCATTCCAGTCTACACAGCGAACCGCCTGCAGAGGTTTGCCTTGACGTTACAGTTGTACGACTTTTCAATAGAGTACGTGCCTACTGGATCGTTTGGAAACGCCGACGTCCTGTCTCGACTGATCAGGGACTACACTAAGCCGGAATCGGACTACATCATCGCTA ATGTGCAGAAAGCTACACAAGAAGATACATTGTTAAGGAAACTCAGTCATTATGTAACGGACGGATGGCCCCGTAACGCATCTTTCGGGTCGGAGCTGGCACGATTCCATCATCGGAAGGAAGGCTTGTCTACGGTAGACGGCTGCATTTTGTTCGGGGAGAGATTGGTGATCCCTGAAAAGCTTCGTGCCAGATGTTTGACGCAACTCCACCGAGGGCATCCAGGCATTCACCGGATGAAGGCGCTAGCCAGAAGTTACGTTTATTGGCCATCCCTCGATAATGACGTACAGGATGTTGTTGCGACTTGTCCAGCCTGTGCCGTCGCAGCAAAGTCTCCACCACACTCAGCTCCAGCACCGTGGCCCAAAGTTAGTACGCCTTGGCAACGGGTCCACATCGACTACGCAGGACCTTTAAACGGCGAGTATTTCTTGGTAGTAGTCGATGCGTTTACGAAATGGCCCGAGATCATCAAAACGTCCAGCACCACGGCAGTAGCAACCACAGCAATATTGAGATCGATTTTTGCACGTTTCGGAGTGCCTGTTACTATCATCAGCGATAACGGCACACAGTTTGTTAGCTCAGAATTTAAGGAATTTTGTCTAAAGAACGGCATAAACCATATTACTACAGCACCTTTCCACCCACAGTCCAATGGCCAAGCCGAGCGTTTTGTCGACACGTTTAAAAGGGCAATCAAGAAAATCACATACAATGGACTGGGAATACAGGAGGCCTTAGATATTTTCCTTCAAACATATCGCTCAACACCAAACGCACAATTAGAAAACAGTACACCAGCAAAGCTAATGTTTGGAAGGCCAATACGTACATGCTTAGAGTTATTACATCCCGTACCAACCCCTTTGTTAGAAAGTCAGCATGGAACTAGAAGAGGATTTCAAAACGGTGCTCCAGTATATGCTAAGTTGTTTAAACGTTTAGGGGGTTATTCC CGAGATGCTTGTCGGTTGACGGTATAA